GTTACGCGACACCTTGCTGCCGCAACTGCTGAGTGGGGAACTTGCAACGTGCGAACATAAACTATGAACACCTACTTCATCAGAAGTTTCGACGTTACAGGACTCTGGGGTTACAAGAACTACCCCATATTACTTCATGAAGACGTAAACGTGATCATTGGGCCAAATGCCTCGGGGAAAACGACCCTGATTAATATTCTATACGATACCCTCACCGCAAATTTCCCGCGCCTATGCCGCACGCAGTTCTCTGAAGTGGTCTTAGGGCTAAAGGCATTCGAAGGAAATGAGCGACGTGAAGTGCGGCTTACACAATCAGAACAAGATCTCACGATTCATATTGATAGACAGCCCTTTAACGTCCCACTCGCTCCCTTTCAGCAGTTTGGCGACGACCCAAGTTTCGCCGATATTCCACTTGAAATGGCGCGCCGCCATTTTGGGATTAAAGGCGACCTACGTCGTCTACAAAAAAGTCTTCGGGAGTTAGTCCCCGCGGTTTGGCTTCCGGTTAGTCGAAGACTTCCCATTGCAGAAGAAGAAGAGGTGGCGCGAAAGCGCTTGCATAGGAAGCCACTAGAGTCCGTTGATGAATGCCTTGCGGGCTTAGTGGATTCGTTGCAACAATATCGTCTATCGCTAAATACAGAGCTTTCAGAGTTAAGAAAAGAATTCCAGCGTCACGCACTGGAAAACATTCTCTATGATAAGCAACATGATAGACTGCTGCTGAAACCACAGCAATCGATTGCGCCATCCGAGGGGGACAAGCAGGCGCTCCTTCAAGCGTTCCGCGATGTAGGGTTGGTAGACAGGAATATGGAGGAAAGGATTAACGATCATTTTGCTGCCGCAAAAAGGGCTCTGTCAAAGTTTACGTCAAGCCCAACCGAAATCGACATGGAAACGTTGATCATTATCCCGCTGATAAGTCGCACGCGATCGATCGTGACGTTCGCTCAGGAATTGGAGACTAAGCGTGAGAAGCTATTCTCTCCGCTTCACTCATACGAAAGGATTGTAAACTCCTTCCTAAGAGAGAAATCAGTCGACGTCTCTGATCGTGGAGAATTGGTTATTTCCCCAAACAAAGCGCAACGGGGTCCGATTGAATGGCGCCATCTATCTTCCGGCGAAAAGCAGATATTGATTCTACTTACACAGGCGTTACTGTCTGAAAAATCGCCAGTGGTTTATGTAGCGGACGAGCCCGAGCTTTCACTTCATGTATCATGGCAGGAGAAGTTACTGGGTTCACTGACGCAGCTTGCCGGGCGTTGCCAGTTTATCGTTGCAACGCACTCGCCTGATATCGCCGCCGGCTTCGGAAACAAAGTGATCGACTTGGCACGATTCTAAGTAACCGTTCAAAAACAAGTTAAACATTTTAATAAGCGAACCCATTCGGATCGACAAGGTAGTTCCATTGTCCGTTCACGCAGTCATGGCGAATGAACCGATCCTTGACGTCGCGGAACGTGTCGGAGCACGTGCGCCCGATCTCGTAAGTTGCATCGAGGATCCGCGCGGTCACGTTCAACCCCGTTTGGGTGCGTGTCTGCTCGACGGTGCGCAGAGCCGTCTCCGGGCTGTCGAGCATGACCCCGCGCCAGGAGCGCTCGACCTGGCTGAACAGGCGGTGCTCGATGGGGTTCCACTTGGAGGTATAGGGCGGATAGTGGGCGATGCGCAGACGCACGCCCAAGCGCCGGGCCAGGTCGATCAGGTCCTCCTTGAAGCGCAGCGAGCGCGCGGCATTGGCCCCGCCGCAGTCCAACAGCAACAGCAGTTCGGTCGCGTTGGGATACATCGCCCGGAACAGCACCGTCCAGGCCAAGGCGATGGCGTCGCAGACGAAGGCGCTGGTCTCGCGCGAGGTCCCGAGCGTGATGAAGCCGACGTTGGCGCGCACGTCGTAGACGCCATGCGGCACCAGCACGCCGTCGGCGAGGTGGCGAAAGTCGTGATCGAAGACCGTTTGCGGTGCGGTGCTGTAGGACTGTCCCGGCCGATGCAGGGTGCCGAGCAACTCCTTCTTCTTGGTGTCGATACTGAACACCGGAATCCCGCGCCGACGCGCCAGACGGCGCAGCGCGGCGATGTGGCGGAACTGCTCGTCGCGCGCCTTCGGGTCGACCACGCCGGTGATCAACTCCTTGCGCAGGGCGCGGCGACGAAAGCCGGCCCGATCCAGCAACGCGGCGGCCGTATTGCGACTGATCTCGAACCCGTGCTCAAGCAGGCGATGGGCCAACTGCAGCGGTTTGAGATCGGTCCAGCGCACCCGCTCGTCGGTCGGACTGCCGGCGCTATGGACCTCGAGCACCTCGTGCAGCGTCGATTCCAGCTGCGGTTTGCGTTCGGTGATCGGCGGACGGCCCCCGCCCGGGCGGCGCACCCGCTTGGCATCGCCGCTCGGGCGCCGCGGATGGTCCGGGTCGTCTTCGCGCAACTGCTCCAACTCGCGAATCCCGGTGTAGAGCGTGCGTCGACTCATCCCCAGCACACGCGCCACATAGGTGATGCCGCCGAAACCGATCTTCAGCGCCTCGATCGCCGCGTAGCGGCGGCGATGGTCCTCGTCCAAGGTGCGCGAGAACATCCGCATCGTCTCCTCGTGCGCTGCGCCGTAACCCGGAAACTCGTTCATGCTGCGACCACTCCCGTTCGGATCATCGCCAGCGATGCTCGCAGCAGGTCGATTCTTTTTCAAGTGGGTGACGCTCTTCGTATACAAATGGCCCGAGATGAAATGCGTTACTTGTTAGTGAATCGTTCCTAATTATGTGTTTCTCAAGAACGCCCGGCGGCCTCGCGGAAAAGTGGAGATTCCATCAGGTTCCGACCATTTGGGTTGAAGGACCAACCGACATCTTTTTCTACGAGCCAATTACAGAGCAAATTCCCTGCCGCATGGAAGCTTTTCACGGTTCGGAGAATGCCAATGCGCTCATTCAAGCCCTGGTAGATCACGACTACCCCTACCTCGTGATTCTGGATGGCGACTATAGGATATTGAAGCGCACAAAGGTGCCTCACCGTTGCGTCATTATTCTGGCGCGTTATTCGTTCGAGAACTATTTGTGGGAACATGAGCCAGTCAATCGAGCCTGCCTTCGGCACGCTCGATGCGGAGAGAACAAGGACTTGGTTGGAGGGGAGATGGAAAGAGTTGAAAAGCATCTTAGGGATGAATTGCTTCATGCAGTAGCCTTGGATATTGCGGCAAGAAGATCGCCAACTCCACCACGCGTTCTTCCGGATGCGATTGAACAGCTTGAGCTTACCCGTTCTGGACCAGACATTGATCCAGCAAAGATTTCTTCCCTTGTCGCATTGATCGAACCACAACTTGATCCAGTTAAGATTATGGATGCGGAAGCGGAGCTAACTAGCTTTCTAGAAAAGCGCTGCATTACTCACATTCTCAATGGGCACCTCATTCTTGCCATCTTGAGGCGCTTGTTTATTCGGTCGGCTAAGAACGAGAGCGGTACTCCGTCCTCACTTTCCAATGATGCTCTTACTCAGCTGCTCGCCGATATTGTATGGAGGCGATGTCAGTCAGACGATCACAAGCGCCTCAAGCGCGCTGTGCGAGCCAAAACACGGAAACTCTTGGCAAAGTATCCTGTGAATGCGCTGTCGTCGTCATCCATCCTGTAGAATGAGGGAAAGGGTTTAGGTTCAATTAAGTCTGCGAAAAGTGGCCAGATTTACCTTTGTTGCGGAAACCTGATCCGCGTGAACGGTCTTGGGTCAATACCCCACCGAGCAGACCCGACGATGCGCCTTAAGGTGCTCCGAACCCGATCGTGTTCTTCCTGTAATCATGGGCGTGCCCGTTGGCCCGCTGCCTGTCCGATGCGTGTCCAATCCCAGACATCGAGTTGATGCCCGGCAGCCTTGGCAAGATGTTTGTCGTTGGTAAAAAACTGCTCGCATTCGGATGTCAGTGCCGCGGCAAGGTGGAGCGCATCCGGTGTCTTGATACCGTGATCGATACGGAGGCGACTCGCGAGATCGAACAGCGAACGTTCGAAGGGGACAAGCAGGCAACTGTCAAAATAGCCGTCGTCGATGTTGATCAAGTCGTCTCGTTGATCGCGGACCGCTTGTAGCCTTGATTCCATGCGAACGAACTCGCTGCCGAACACCTCCTTGCCGGCGATCAGAGCCTTGAGGTTGTCCTGCTGCTCCGGGGTACCTTCGATGAAATCGATCACGATACAGGTGTCGAGAAAGATGCGCCTCATCGTCAGTTCCAACTCGGACGCTCAGCTTCAACTTGGGCAGCAATCGATCGGTGATCTCGCCCGGGTGAATTCTTGGGAAGTGTCGCGAGGAAAGCGTCGAGATTCCCCCGCACGGTTTCACTCTCGGCCTGCATATTCCTCTCGGTTTGTAACTGTTCAGGTCGGCTTGCCAAACAACACCCTGGGGCGGTAAGTTTGCGACATGCCTAAGCCGCCACCGACAACCGACCGCCCCGACAGCAAAGATGCCGAGCTGACGCGGTTGCGGGCGCAGAACGCCGAGCAGGCGAAACAGATCGCCGAACTGCTCCAGCGCATTCGCGATTTGGAAGCGCGCTTGGGCAAGGATAGCCACAACTCCAGCAAGCCCCCGTCCTCGGACCCGCCGTTCAAGAAACCGCCGCCGCGCTCGCGCCGCGTGCGCAGCGGCATGAAGCCCGGTGGTCAGAAGGATCATCCCGGCGCCACCCGAGCACTGGTCGAGGATCCCGAGCACCGCATCGTTGTGCCCCTGGAGGGGCTTTGCGGCTGCGGGCGCGACTGCGCCGAGCTGGCTGTCGAGGTCTTGCCCGAGCGCCGTCAGGTCATCGATTTGGTCGTGCGCCGCGAGGTCACCGAGTATCGGACCGTGACCGGCGTGTGTAGCTGCGGCCAAGTGCATTGCAGCGCCTTCCCGGACGCGCTCGGTGCGCCGGTGCAGTATGGCCCCGGGTTGTCGGCCTTGGCGGTGTATTTGACGCATTATCAGCTCTTACCCTATCGGCGCAGCGCCGAGCTGCTCGGTGTCTTGGCGGGCATCACGCTCTCCCCGGCCACCCTCGTCGGGATGGGTCGCGAGGCGGCGGCGCGCTTGGCGGCACCCGTGGCGGCGATCGGTCAATCCATCGTGCGCAGCGTCGTGGCCCATGCCGATGAAACGGGGATGCGCGTCGCCGGCGCCCTGCAGTGGCTGCATGTGCTGTGCACCTCGGTCCTGACGTTCTATGCCGTGCACGCCAAGCGCGGCGCCGAGGCGTTGACCGGCATCGGTCTGCTCGACGGCTTTCGCGGCATCCTGGTCCACGACCACTGGCGGGCGTACTTGAGCACCCCGGCACAGCACGCCTTCTGCAATGCCCATCACCTGCGCGAGCTTATCGCCCTGGCCGAAGCCGACCCCGTGCTGTCCTGGCCCAAGCAGCTGATCGCCTTGCTGTGCGAGGCCAACGACGCCACGGTCGCCGCCCGCGCGGCCGGCCTCGAAACCCTCCCCGGCCCGGTGGTGGAGGGCTTCTTCACCCGTTACGACACCATCCTCGCCGAGGGGGCCTTCTTTCATCCCCAGCGCCTCCCGCCACCGGGCAGTCGACGACGGGTCAAACAGACGCCGGCCTACAACCTGGTCGCACGCCTGCGCACCCACCGCGACGAGGTCATGCGGTTTGTCACGGACCTGCGCGTCCCCTTCGACAATAACCAAGCCGAGCGCGACCTGCGCATGCCCAAGCTCAAGCAAAAGGTCTCGGGCTGCTTCCGCGCGCCCGAAGGTGCCGCGGCCTTCGCCACGGTACGCTCCTATCTGTCCACCCTGCGCAAGCAGTCGATCGATCTCTATCCCGCCCTGGTGATGACCTTCCGGGGTCAGCCTCCGATGCCGCACTTGCCGTAAGGCAGTTGGCTACCTGAACAGTTACCTCGGTTTCGTACAGGACGACGACCCGCACGCGGCCTGTGCGCGCCTCGCTTGGGAGCTTAAGGTGGATGGAGCGGTCTGCCGTGATTTCGATGTCCAACTCGATGGCGTTCATGGCAGTCTCGGATTCTGGGGTTTCGGGTCTTGGTGGTTGTCTGGATTTTCTTCCGGTCATGGGCAAGTACGATCTTGCCCGACGCCGGGGCGTTAGATCAAAGCACCCCTAATGCATTCAACAAACCTCCCACGCGCTCTATCCGGACCTTGCCGAAGGAGACGAAGGGCGACGTTCCGAGTACCGAGGACTCTTCGCCGAAGCGACACCGCAGGACATGCTGAACGCCCTTCGGGACGCGACCATCGGTGGCTTCGTCCGCGGGAGTCGACGCTTTCATGAACAGATCGCGATCACGGTCGGTCGACGGACTTGGCCCGGCGCGTCCGCGCCGGGGACGCACCATGGAAGCCGTGGGCTGTTCCCGGTTTTCGCCTCTGGGTCTTATGCCGCTCAAACGTACCTCTTGACGTACGTACGAAATATCCGACAATCGGCATTTGTAGCTCATTTGGAGATGTGTTATGGCTGCAATTTCGGCCAGCGAAGCGCGCGCAAACCTGTATCGCCTGATCGACGAGACCGCATCCTCGCATCAGCCGTTGCTGATTTCGGGGAAGCGGAACAGTGCAGTGCTGGTTTCCGCGGAGGACTGGGAGGCGATCCAGGAGACTCTGTTTCTGCTATCTGTCCCTGGTATGCGCGAATCGATCCGGGAAGGTATGAAGACGCCCGCTGACGAATGTGCCGGTGATCTAAATTGGTGAACTGGCAGGTCGTTTATACGAAGCAAGCACAGAAGGACGCGAAGAGGCTGGCTTCAAGTGGGTTGAAGCCAAAGGCAGAGGAGTTGTTGGCGATTCTTGCCGAAGACCCATTTAAGCGGCCACCCCCTTTCGAGAAACTCGTTGGCGATCTTGCGGGCGCCTATTCAAGGCGAATCAATATATAGCATCGCATGGTATACGAGATTCTGGAAGAGGAAAGGATTGTTAAGGTGCTACGGCTATGGACCCATTACGAATAACGTGGACCCGTTACGCTGAGCAGAGTTCACTCGATCGCCGCCGCAGCAAGCCCAGGGTCATGCCTTGTAATGCTGCGTTCTGGGCTGATTTGTCAACATGGTATGGCACTCCGAAACGCGCCTCCGCGGAACCTCTGAGGTCTTGTAGCCCCGCACCGTGCGAGGGAAGGCTGGTTGTGGCCTGCACGGGTGATCTGCGAGCCTTTCCCACCGATCTTCATGACACCCAGTTCCGTGAGGACTCGGCGCCGCATGTCACGGCCGGCAAGCACGATCGCCTCGACGAGCCGCTTGCGGCGGACGCCGGGCGGAGCCTGCTCGCCTCGGGTGTGCGTGCCGGCGACCTCCTCGAGCAGGCAGGACGACTCGGTCAAGTCGGCCATCGGCTGCCTGTCAGAGCGCCGGGAATGCTCTTGCCAAACCCCGCCAAACGGGTGCGAATGACGACCACACGCGCATCGACACGGTGCCGCTCAGCGCTCAGCGCACGGAAACCGTCAACGCGAATGGCTCATCGCTGATGGAGCGCATGAGTTGGCCGACCTCAATCCGATAGGTTTTCTTCTCGGTCGTGAAGCTGTATTGATCCCGCCCGTCGACGAGGCCGGAGACCGACAACACGATGTTATTGCCTTCGACCGAGACGTCCGCGCGTTGGCCCGCACTGGTTCTGAGCTCGTAGCAAACAACGTCATCCGGCGGAGCGATCCCGCGGACGGTGCCCGAGGAATGCCCCCGCTTGAACTGAATAGGCTCGCACGATTGGGCTTGGGCGGTGCCGGCGGCAACGAGCAAATGGATCGCCGCAAGGCAGGCGAACCCGGGTAGCTGTGGTGTCCTAATGATCCCTTCTGGCGAAACGTCGCGGTTGGAGTCAAGGAACAGACAACATACCGTACGCAGGCGAGAGTCTTCCAGCGACGTCGACCTGGGTCGGCGTCGGGTCGAGATCATATGCTCGACAGGCCGGATCGCCCTCGCGGGGTCACTCCTCGAAGTGATCCGGCCACTGCCGGGCACCTTGATAGACACGCAGGATTTGCAGCTGATCGCCGCTGACCTGGTAGGGAGCGATGTAGACGGTTCCGGGGATGGCCAGCTCGCGCGTGCCGGGAACCCGGCCGGGCTTGCCGATGTGCGGGGTATCCTCGAGGTCCCTGATGCGGCTGCGAAGTCGTTTCAGCAAAGCGCGCGCCGCGTCCGGGTTGTCGCTCGCGATGTAGAGAAAGATCTCCCGAAGATCGTCGCGCGCCTCTGGCGAGAAGACGATCTTCATGCGTCACGCGTGCGCGCTGTCTGCTCGATCAGCGCGTCCATTTCCTCCATCACCGCGTCGAACGGGATGCCTTCCCCGCGATCAAGCGAGGCTTGCGCCTGTTTGATTCCCTCGATCTGCCAGGACTGGGTCTGGATGTATTGTTTGAGCGCCTCCTCGATGACCCAGTTTCGGGACCGATCCATTGCCTGCGCGAGGACGGCGATTTGCGCGGCGACTTCCGGGTCTGTGCGCACGGTGATGGTGCTTCCGGCCATGCGGGAACCTCATGTGTATGCATTGCAATCTTTTGCAATCATGGCATGAAAGACCAAGGACAAACAAGCGAATGCGATGCATCAGGCGTCCTGCCGCACCTCGCCGCAGCCTTTCCGGGTACCCCAATCCATTGATTGCTTCGCGCTGCTGCGCACGATCAGCCAGGGCGAGATCGCGTCTATCGTTCTGAGCCGCGCGCGGGTGCGACAGTCACTGTCGCGGGGCAGTGCTAGTCTGGTGTCTTTGCCGAGGAATCACCCATGACATCCTTCGAGTCTCGTTTCGAAGCCGCGCTCTGCCTCGCCGCGCAGGCTCACCGGGGGCAGTCGCGCAAGGGCACGGCCAACGCCTCGGGGCTGGCGCTGCCCTACATCACCCATCCGGTGGCGGTCGCGACGCTGGTGCAGCGTCACGGCGGGGACGCCGAGCAGATCATCGCCGCGCTGCTGCACGATGTGCTGGAGGACGGCGGCGCGCACTGGGCGGAGCCGATCGCGGCGGGGTTCGGTCCCGAGGTGCTGGCGCTGGTGCGCTTCTGCACCGACGGGGTGCCGGATGCGGCGGGGCACAAGGCCCCTTGGCGGGAGCGCAAGGAGGCCTACCTGGCGCATCTGGCGCGGGCCACGGGGCCGGGGCTGCTGGTGTCGGCCTGCGACAAGCTCGCCAACCTGCAGGCGATCCACCTGGATCGGCTGGAGTGTGGCGCGGTGGTCTGGTCGCGCTTCAGCGCCGGGCGCGCGGGCACGCTCTGGTACTACGGGGCCTTGGTCGAGACCTTTGCGGGGCGTCTGCCGGCGGCGCTCGAACAGGCGCTGCGGCGCGAGTGGGCGGCGGTGGAGGCCCTCGCCGACGAGGAGGGCC
The sequence above is drawn from the Thiocapsa rosea genome and encodes:
- a CDS encoding AAA family ATPase, producing the protein MNTYFIRSFDVTGLWGYKNYPILLHEDVNVIIGPNASGKTTLINILYDTLTANFPRLCRTQFSEVVLGLKAFEGNERREVRLTQSEQDLTIHIDRQPFNVPLAPFQQFGDDPSFADIPLEMARRHFGIKGDLRRLQKSLRELVPAVWLPVSRRLPIAEEEEVARKRLHRKPLESVDECLAGLVDSLQQYRLSLNTELSELRKEFQRHALENILYDKQHDRLLLKPQQSIAPSEGDKQALLQAFRDVGLVDRNMEERINDHFAAAKRALSKFTSSPTEIDMETLIIIPLISRTRSIVTFAQELETKREKLFSPLHSYERIVNSFLREKSVDVSDRGELVISPNKAQRGPIEWRHLSSGEKQILILLTQALLSEKSPVVYVADEPELSLHVSWQEKLLGSLTQLAGRCQFIVATHSPDIAAGFGNKVIDLARF
- a CDS encoding ISAzo13 family transposase, encoding MNEFPGYGAAHEETMRMFSRTLDEDHRRRYAAIEALKIGFGGITYVARVLGMSRRTLYTGIRELEQLREDDPDHPRRPSGDAKRVRRPGGGRPPITERKPQLESTLHEVLEVHSAGSPTDERVRWTDLKPLQLAHRLLEHGFEISRNTAAALLDRAGFRRRALRKELITGVVDPKARDEQFRHIAALRRLARRRGIPVFSIDTKKKELLGTLHRPGQSYSTAPQTVFDHDFRHLADGVLVPHGVYDVRANVGFITLGTSRETSAFVCDAIALAWTVLFRAMYPNATELLLLLDCGGANAARSLRFKEDLIDLARRLGVRLRIAHYPPYTSKWNPIEHRLFSQVERSWRGVMLDSPETALRTVEQTRTQTGLNVTARILDATYEIGRTCSDTFRDVKDRFIRHDCVNGQWNYLVDPNGFAY
- a CDS encoding type II toxin-antitoxin system VapC family toxin; translation: MRRIFLDTCIVIDFIEGTPEQQDNLKALIAGKEVFGSEFVRMESRLQAVRDQRDDLINIDDGYFDSCLLVPFERSLFDLASRLRIDHGIKTPDALHLAAALTSECEQFFTNDKHLAKAAGHQLDVWDWTRIGQAAGQRARP
- the tnpC gene encoding IS66 family transposase, giving the protein MPKPPPTTDRPDSKDAELTRLRAQNAEQAKQIAELLQRIRDLEARLGKDSHNSSKPPSSDPPFKKPPPRSRRVRSGMKPGGQKDHPGATRALVEDPEHRIVVPLEGLCGCGRDCAELAVEVLPERRQVIDLVVRREVTEYRTVTGVCSCGQVHCSAFPDALGAPVQYGPGLSALAVYLTHYQLLPYRRSAELLGVLAGITLSPATLVGMGREAAARLAAPVAAIGQSIVRSVVAHADETGMRVAGALQWLHVLCTSVLTFYAVHAKRGAEALTGIGLLDGFRGILVHDHWRAYLSTPAQHAFCNAHHLRELIALAEADPVLSWPKQLIALLCEANDATVAARAAGLETLPGPVVEGFFTRYDTILAEGAFFHPQRLPPPGSRRRVKQTPAYNLVARLRTHRDEVMRFVTDLRVPFDNNQAERDLRMPKLKQKVSGCFRAPEGAAAFATVRSYLSTLRKQSIDLYPALVMTFRGQPPMPHLP
- a CDS encoding type II toxin-antitoxin system Phd/YefM family antitoxin; this encodes MAAISASEARANLYRLIDETASSHQPLLISGKRNSAVLVSAEDWEAIQETLFLLSVPGMRESIREGMKTPADECAGDLNW
- a CDS encoding type II toxin-antitoxin system RelE/ParE family toxin, translating into MKIVFSPEARDDLREIFLYIASDNPDAARALLKRLRSRIRDLEDTPHIGKPGRVPGTRELAIPGTVYIAPYQVSGDQLQILRVYQGARQWPDHFEE
- a CDS encoding CopG family ribbon-helix-helix protein; this translates as MAGSTITVRTDPEVAAQIAVLAQAMDRSRNWVIEEALKQYIQTQSWQIEGIKQAQASLDRGEGIPFDAVMEEMDALIEQTARTRDA
- a CDS encoding HD domain-containing protein, translated to MTSFESRFEAALCLAAQAHRGQSRKGTANASGLALPYITHPVAVATLVQRHGGDAEQIIAALLHDVLEDGGAHWAEPIAAGFGPEVLALVRFCTDGVPDAAGHKAPWRERKEAYLAHLARATGPGLLVSACDKLANLQAIHLDRLECGAVVWSRFSAGRAGTLWYYGALVETFAGRLPAALEQALRREWAAVEALADEEGP